One region of Arthrobacter sp. StoSoilB22 genomic DNA includes:
- a CDS encoding Ig-like domain-containing protein translates to MSRLGQATNIGTFGRWHRIALIVVGILFVSWGGPAAVAFWGSVSAGSGVAKADALSQGARPTTTVSGTSVTVAWTASTTAAGRSVTGYSIARYGSATGGTKVPATGSCSATVAALSCVEAGVPAGTWYYAVTPLLSLWQGAESLRSNATTPVTDTTAPDAPSVNAPAALNGTTAAEVLVKGAAEPNSTITLTISGAGAQPKIQQIGTDSSGKWTAAVVDLRGFGDGTITYSARATDAAGNVSLAGSATSSKDATAPKVTGVRLNNGGSKDGKIDPGDTVTLTYSEVLKVSTVNTAWTDSPGGSPTQNVTVSINSGNVLTVSAGSSPTLTVGSVDLGAIYGPSPGVLTYSGSTLVWDATAKTLTITLGATVSGTPSNANRSALAATYTPASGITDLAGNLLATTPMAGAASNF, encoded by the coding sequence GTGAGCCGGCTTGGTCAGGCCACCAACATCGGCACCTTTGGCCGGTGGCATCGCATTGCCTTAATCGTGGTGGGAATCCTCTTCGTCTCCTGGGGAGGGCCCGCTGCCGTTGCTTTCTGGGGTTCGGTCAGTGCCGGCTCCGGAGTGGCAAAAGCTGATGCCCTTAGCCAGGGCGCGAGGCCAACTACTACCGTTTCCGGCACCAGCGTGACGGTCGCCTGGACCGCTAGTACGACGGCGGCAGGACGGTCCGTAACCGGCTACAGCATCGCGCGCTACGGTTCCGCAACGGGAGGTACAAAGGTTCCGGCGACGGGCAGCTGCAGCGCAACCGTTGCAGCACTGAGCTGCGTTGAAGCCGGCGTCCCGGCCGGGACCTGGTACTACGCGGTGACTCCCCTGCTGTCCCTCTGGCAAGGAGCCGAAAGCCTGCGAAGCAACGCAACCACTCCGGTTACGGACACCACTGCGCCGGACGCGCCAAGTGTGAACGCACCCGCCGCCCTTAACGGGACAACTGCTGCGGAAGTTCTGGTCAAGGGCGCAGCCGAACCGAACTCGACGATCACCCTGACCATCTCCGGCGCAGGAGCGCAGCCCAAAATCCAACAAATAGGCACCGACAGCTCTGGCAAGTGGACGGCTGCAGTGGTTGATCTCCGTGGCTTCGGTGACGGAACCATCACCTATTCTGCGAGGGCAACGGACGCAGCAGGAAACGTCAGCCTCGCAGGGTCTGCGACCTCATCCAAGGACGCAACAGCGCCCAAGGTTACGGGCGTCAGACTGAACAACGGTGGGAGCAAGGATGGGAAGATCGACCCGGGCGATACCGTGACGCTGACGTACTCCGAGGTTCTTAAAGTCAGTACAGTCAACACCGCATGGACTGATTCGCCGGGTGGATCACCTACCCAAAATGTGACGGTCAGTATCAACTCAGGCAACGTGCTCACGGTCAGCGCCGGCAGCTCGCCGACACTTACGGTGGGCAGCGTGGATCTGGGAGCCATCTACGGGCCGTCACCAGGAGTCCTGACGTACTCCGGGTCAACCCTGGTTTGGGATGCCACGGCAAAAACACTCACCATCACCTTGGGTGCAACTGTTTCGGGCACCCCAAGCAACGCAAATCGAAGCGCGCTAGCGGCGACGTACACGCCCGCATCTGGAATCACGGACCTGGCCGGCAACCTACTGGCGACAACCCCGATGGCTGGAGCAGCGTCAAACTTCTAG
- a CDS encoding MarR family transcriptional regulator gives MSDKSERQGYWYGLESRKRMGAVDVLNALRDYRTAEADMRRRTQAAMGMGETDLMALRYLLEAERAGRDVGPKELTVRLGMTSASMTSLVDRLVRSGYVTREPHPTDRRALILKPTPGSDQEVRSTLGDMHARMMEVAETLDPEESAVVVDFLRRMRGAIDSVAK, from the coding sequence ATGAGCGACAAAAGTGAACGTCAGGGCTATTGGTACGGGCTGGAAAGCCGCAAGCGGATGGGTGCTGTTGACGTGTTGAATGCACTGAGGGACTATCGCACGGCCGAGGCTGACATGCGTCGTCGAACCCAGGCGGCCATGGGCATGGGTGAGACGGACCTCATGGCATTGAGGTATCTGCTGGAGGCCGAGCGCGCTGGAAGGGACGTGGGCCCCAAGGAGCTGACGGTGCGTTTGGGGATGACGTCTGCCTCCATGACGTCCCTGGTGGACCGCTTGGTCCGTTCCGGCTACGTCACCCGTGAGCCGCATCCAACTGATCGGCGCGCCCTTATTCTCAAGCCCACACCCGGGTCCGATCAGGAAGTTCGTAGCACCCTGGGTGACATGCATGCCCGGATGATGGAGGTCGCCGAGACCCTGGATCCCGAGGAATCGGCAGTAGTGGTGGACTTCCTGCGGCGAATGCGCGGAGCCATAGACAGCGTGGCCAAATAA
- a CDS encoding leucyl aminopeptidase: MNHEPYKLIPEGFTAVPSLEADEPELHFVDGFGQLDALGVVVPSEGEVPASVGLHRETLESAGFDGKPGTTLQLANASGTLVVAVGGGKPGSLDADGWRKAAAALVRATQRHARIGFELSDTAGIDAEHLGQVLAEGVLLARYRYDTLKSKAKPTALSEVQFLAPGVDTAAAERGLTTGRVKVRATNIARDLCNAPPSHLTAAGLGEVSQELANRFGFTVEEFNKQQLIDLRCGGLLGVNAGSAQEPRMIKLSYRPEGPPTGHLGLVGKGIMYDSGGVSLKPSDPMHLLMKMDMGGAAAVLAVFTALRDLGCKAAVTGFLMCTDNMPSGSAYKLGDVLTTRSGLTIEVKNTDAEGRLVMCDAMTLAVEDHVDGIVDIATLTGAALMSLGQLTAPVFGNDQRLVDLVLESGSRADEQVWQLPLERAYRPQLDSDVADISNLGGPYAGSTTAALFLAEFVGETPWAHIDIAGTMQSDKDDLWRSKGATGFGARLLIDLALGYPAG; the protein is encoded by the coding sequence GTGAATCACGAACCCTACAAACTCATCCCTGAAGGTTTCACGGCTGTCCCGTCCCTTGAGGCCGACGAACCGGAGCTGCACTTCGTGGACGGCTTTGGCCAGCTGGATGCCCTTGGCGTGGTTGTCCCCTCCGAGGGTGAGGTTCCGGCGTCCGTCGGACTGCACCGGGAAACCTTGGAAAGTGCGGGCTTCGACGGCAAACCCGGAACCACGCTGCAGTTGGCAAACGCCTCGGGCACGCTGGTGGTTGCGGTCGGCGGCGGCAAACCGGGCTCATTGGACGCTGACGGCTGGCGGAAGGCCGCAGCGGCCTTGGTTCGCGCCACGCAGCGCCACGCGCGGATTGGATTTGAGCTTTCCGATACTGCGGGAATCGATGCCGAGCACCTGGGGCAGGTTTTGGCCGAGGGCGTGCTGCTGGCCCGCTACCGCTACGACACGCTAAAGAGCAAGGCCAAGCCAACGGCTCTGAGCGAGGTGCAGTTCCTCGCCCCGGGCGTAGACACTGCGGCTGCGGAACGGGGGCTGACCACGGGTCGGGTGAAGGTCCGCGCCACCAACATAGCCCGCGATTTGTGCAATGCACCGCCGAGCCACCTCACGGCTGCGGGTTTGGGCGAGGTGTCGCAGGAGCTAGCCAATCGGTTCGGTTTCACGGTGGAGGAGTTCAACAAGCAACAACTCATCGACCTCAGGTGCGGCGGCCTCCTCGGCGTCAATGCCGGCAGTGCCCAAGAGCCCCGCATGATCAAGCTCAGCTACCGACCGGAGGGACCGCCAACAGGACACCTCGGATTGGTGGGCAAGGGCATCATGTACGACTCCGGCGGCGTCAGCCTGAAACCGAGCGACCCCATGCACCTGCTCATGAAAATGGACATGGGCGGGGCGGCAGCGGTCTTGGCCGTTTTCACCGCTCTCCGTGACCTCGGCTGCAAGGCCGCCGTTACCGGGTTTCTGATGTGCACGGACAATATGCCCTCCGGTTCGGCGTACAAGTTAGGAGATGTCCTCACCACCCGCAGCGGCCTCACCATCGAGGTGAAGAATACCGACGCCGAAGGTCGCCTGGTGATGTGCGATGCCATGACGCTGGCGGTGGAGGACCACGTGGACGGCATTGTGGATATAGCCACCCTCACCGGCGCGGCGCTGATGTCCTTGGGGCAGCTCACCGCTCCGGTGTTCGGGAATGATCAACGCCTGGTGGACCTGGTGCTTGAGTCCGGGAGCCGTGCTGACGAGCAGGTGTGGCAGCTTCCCCTGGAGCGGGCCTACCGTCCCCAGCTGGATTCCGACGTTGCTGATATCTCCAATCTGGGCGGACCCTACGCGGGGTCCACCACAGCTGCGCTGTTCTTGGCCGAGTTCGTTGGGGAGACCCCTTGGGCGCACATCGACATTGCCGGCACCATGCAGTCGGACAAGGACGACTTGTGGAGAAGCAAAGGTGCCACTGGCTTCGGCGCCCGCCTCTTGATCGACCTGGCCCTCGGCTACCCGGCGGGGTGA
- a CDS encoding serine/threonine-protein kinase, translating into MTLLERAAVRADRGAVCTERAAKRETSTTAVATATSTSIVAGTPAAIAVASSDSQPDVVLGGRYRLGTQLGGGSEAYVNEAWDLATGKAVAVKIFRSTDSADNAPFRRELEIHGRLRHKNIVRVLDSGDSRDAGIHHQESRSYVVLELVGGKDLRGIMHHNPASPEQTAAWMTDIARALAHVHRRGIVHNDIKPGNILVDFASDPQGPGIAKLTDFGIALNGRHAAPNSSSGTPHYLSPEEVCGEASTTASDIYSLGLVALECLTGTKAFPGTPLESMVARTLGEPRIPGTVRRRWSMVLHAMTDPRPAGRPSASQTVGMLRRLSW; encoded by the coding sequence GTGACGCTCCTTGAACGGGCGGCCGTCCGCGCTGATCGCGGGGCCGTCTGTACCGAACGCGCCGCTAAGAGGGAAACATCAACCACGGCAGTCGCAACAGCAACGTCCACGAGCATCGTCGCCGGGACTCCCGCCGCAATCGCCGTAGCCTCAAGTGACAGCCAACCGGACGTGGTCCTTGGAGGCCGCTACCGGCTCGGCACCCAACTGGGCGGAGGCTCGGAGGCTTACGTCAATGAGGCCTGGGACCTGGCTACCGGCAAAGCGGTTGCGGTCAAGATTTTCAGGTCCACGGATTCAGCGGATAACGCCCCTTTCCGGCGAGAGCTGGAAATCCACGGACGCCTGCGGCACAAAAACATTGTCAGGGTCCTGGACTCGGGAGACTCCCGCGACGCAGGAATCCACCATCAGGAAAGCCGCAGTTACGTGGTGCTGGAGCTGGTGGGCGGCAAGGATTTGCGCGGGATCATGCACCATAACCCGGCTTCCCCTGAACAAACGGCTGCCTGGATGACGGACATTGCCCGTGCCTTGGCCCACGTTCATCGCAGGGGAATCGTCCACAATGACATCAAACCCGGCAATATCCTGGTGGACTTCGCTTCCGACCCGCAAGGGCCGGGAATCGCGAAACTGACTGACTTCGGAATCGCGCTCAACGGACGCCACGCGGCGCCCAACTCTTCTTCGGGCACACCTCACTACCTCAGCCCCGAGGAGGTGTGCGGCGAAGCATCCACCACCGCCAGCGACATCTACTCACTGGGTTTGGTTGCGCTCGAATGCCTGACCGGGACCAAAGCGTTCCCAGGCACACCCTTGGAGTCCATGGTGGCAAGGACTCTTGGGGAACCCCGAATTCCCGGCACGGTGCGGCGGCGCTGGTCCATGGTGCTTCACGCCATGACTGATCCCCGCCCTGCCGGCAGGCCGTCTGCCAGCCAAACCGTCGGCATGCTCCGACGCCTCAGCTGGTAG
- a CDS encoding GlsB/YeaQ/YmgE family stress response membrane protein yields MGIIGWIVLGLIAGAIAKAIMPGKQGGGWITTILLGVVGAVLGGWIGSALFKVGINEFWSLSTWLLAIGGALLVLIIWGLFTRKKA; encoded by the coding sequence ATGGGAATCATTGGTTGGATCGTCTTGGGTTTGATTGCCGGCGCCATCGCAAAGGCCATCATGCCCGGTAAGCAGGGCGGCGGCTGGATCACCACCATCCTCCTTGGCGTCGTTGGCGCCGTGCTGGGTGGTTGGATCGGCAGCGCACTCTTCAAGGTGGGCATCAACGAGTTCTGGTCGCTTTCCACGTGGCTGCTGGCAATCGGTGGCGCACTGCTGGTCCTCATCATCTGGGGACTGTTCACGCGCAAGAAGGCGTAA
- the lipA gene encoding lipoyl synthase produces the protein MTLAPEGRKLLRVEQRNSAVPVERKPEWIKAKVQMGPEFVQLKNLVKKEGLHTVCEEAGCPNIFECWEDKEATFLIGGSECTRRCDFCQIDTGKPSPVDMFEPTKVARSVQAMQLRYATVTGVARDDLADEGVWLYAETVRKIHELNPGTGVELLIPDFSGKPEHIAAICDSKPEVFAHNVETVPRIFKRIRPAFRYERSLDVITQGRDLGMVTKSNLILGMGETREEISEALRDLHAAGCDLITITQYLRPSERHLPVDRWVKPQEFVDLQHEAEEIGFLGVMSGPLVRSSYRAGRLWATAMRKKGRDIPDELAHIAEGIQDSGTTRQEASTILAAHG, from the coding sequence ATGACACTCGCACCTGAAGGCCGTAAGTTGCTGCGCGTTGAGCAGCGTAACTCGGCGGTCCCGGTTGAACGTAAGCCTGAGTGGATCAAGGCCAAGGTCCAGATGGGTCCGGAGTTTGTCCAGCTCAAGAACCTGGTGAAGAAGGAAGGCCTGCACACGGTGTGTGAAGAGGCCGGGTGCCCGAACATTTTTGAGTGCTGGGAAGACAAGGAAGCGACGTTCCTGATCGGCGGGTCCGAGTGCACCCGGCGCTGTGATTTCTGCCAGATCGATACCGGCAAACCCTCACCGGTGGACATGTTCGAACCCACCAAGGTGGCCCGCAGTGTCCAAGCGATGCAGTTGCGCTACGCCACGGTGACCGGGGTAGCCCGTGATGACCTGGCCGATGAAGGTGTGTGGTTGTACGCCGAGACGGTCCGGAAGATCCATGAGCTGAACCCGGGTACGGGGGTGGAGTTGCTGATCCCTGATTTCTCCGGCAAGCCCGAGCACATCGCGGCGATCTGTGATTCCAAGCCCGAGGTGTTCGCCCATAACGTGGAGACCGTGCCGAGGATTTTCAAGCGCATCCGTCCGGCGTTCCGGTACGAGAGGTCCCTGGATGTGATCACGCAGGGCCGGGATTTGGGCATGGTGACCAAGTCCAACCTGATCCTGGGCATGGGTGAGACCCGCGAGGAAATCTCCGAAGCCCTGAGGGACTTGCACGCGGCCGGCTGTGACCTGATCACGATCACCCAGTACCTGCGCCCGTCCGAGCGTCACTTGCCGGTGGACCGGTGGGTCAAGCCGCAGGAGTTCGTGGACCTCCAGCACGAGGCCGAAGAAATCGGGTTCCTCGGCGTCATGTCCGGGCCGTTGGTGCGGTCCTCGTACCGTGCCGGGCGCCTCTGGGCAACCGCGATGCGGAAGAAGGGCCGGGACATCCCCGACGAGCTCGCCCACATCGCCGAGGGCATCCAGGACTCCGGCACCACCCGCCAGGAAGCCTCCACCATCCTCGCCGCACACGGCTAA
- a CDS encoding MFS transporter produces MASERTTKETPPPVKAASWLPLIVVVLTQIQASFAVNALTVSMQGITTDLDTAATSVGTAITAGTFSMAAFILLGAKLGARFGTRKVFQIAVAIHAAAMAGVALSLSPAMLFIAQASSGAVIALIAPALTVFIATNYKDQQQAKAIGLLAAAIPAAGVLALLIAGWFATTIGWRYSFGLMVVLGAINLLLSFRLKTVPAQPNLKIDWTGSIIAAVAVILLSFGFSGLSSWGTWFATSQAPFEILGLSPAPLLIILGLIMGQVFFTWIRKRQDAKLPRIFDLRVLASSSELAVTACMAIMLFVGTAANFLIPLYIQIVQGRSSIETSFSIIPYTLSIFLASTFVAFLYDKFPPRVIAQGGFVVVAGALILLAFTIRNDWGQIFVVLGLILLGLGQGAIVALVFNTLLSAVPRELAGDVGAWRGLVHNLSGSVGIAVASAFAVGMLSSLIASGAAAHPEVSQELIYKVNINEADFMTNAQVEGVIGDRVSSPAELEAAIEVNEEARLRALQISLLGLSGLALLAIVPAGRMPGRMKGDLPEQLEPDDPDAIPEPGLPADQAVTAHPTATAAQATTAAQTTTAAQTITEQAKR; encoded by the coding sequence ATGGCCAGTGAGCGCACCACCAAAGAAACCCCACCACCCGTCAAGGCGGCTTCCTGGCTGCCCCTGATCGTGGTGGTCCTCACCCAGATCCAGGCATCGTTCGCCGTCAACGCCTTGACGGTTTCAATGCAAGGCATCACTACCGACCTGGACACTGCGGCTACATCCGTGGGCACTGCCATCACTGCCGGAACGTTTTCAATGGCGGCCTTCATCCTGTTGGGAGCTAAGCTGGGCGCGCGGTTCGGAACGCGCAAGGTGTTCCAGATCGCCGTGGCCATCCATGCGGCCGCCATGGCGGGTGTGGCACTGAGTCTCAGTCCCGCAATGCTGTTCATTGCCCAAGCTTCTTCAGGCGCGGTGATTGCACTGATCGCACCGGCCCTCACGGTCTTCATCGCCACCAATTACAAGGACCAACAACAAGCCAAAGCCATCGGGCTCCTGGCCGCGGCCATCCCGGCAGCGGGTGTTTTGGCGCTGCTCATTGCCGGCTGGTTCGCAACCACCATCGGCTGGCGTTACTCGTTCGGACTCATGGTGGTCCTTGGTGCCATCAACCTGCTGCTGAGTTTCAGGCTCAAGACTGTCCCGGCGCAACCGAACCTGAAGATCGACTGGACGGGGTCGATCATCGCCGCGGTGGCCGTCATCCTGCTGAGCTTCGGTTTCAGCGGCCTGTCCTCCTGGGGTACGTGGTTCGCCACCAGCCAGGCACCCTTCGAGATCCTCGGCCTCTCACCCGCGCCACTCCTGATCATCCTGGGGCTCATCATGGGCCAGGTGTTCTTCACGTGGATCAGGAAGCGCCAGGATGCCAAGCTTCCGCGGATCTTCGACCTCAGGGTGCTCGCTTCCAGTTCCGAGCTCGCAGTCACGGCGTGCATGGCCATCATGCTGTTTGTTGGTACGGCCGCAAACTTCCTGATCCCCCTGTATATACAGATCGTTCAGGGCCGTTCCAGCATAGAGACCTCGTTTTCGATCATCCCTTACACCTTGTCGATCTTCCTCGCGAGCACCTTTGTGGCTTTCCTGTACGACAAATTCCCGCCACGTGTCATCGCCCAGGGCGGCTTCGTGGTGGTGGCCGGCGCACTCATCCTGCTCGCCTTCACCATCCGCAATGACTGGGGTCAGATCTTCGTGGTGCTGGGGCTGATTCTGCTGGGACTTGGCCAAGGCGCAATCGTCGCCTTGGTGTTCAACACGCTGCTCAGCGCGGTTCCCCGCGAGTTGGCCGGCGACGTCGGAGCTTGGCGCGGGCTGGTCCATAACCTCTCCGGCAGTGTGGGCATCGCGGTGGCGAGCGCGTTCGCCGTCGGAATGTTGTCCAGCCTGATAGCCAGCGGCGCCGCCGCGCATCCGGAGGTATCCCAGGAGTTGATCTACAAGGTGAACATCAACGAGGCCGATTTCATGACCAATGCCCAAGTTGAAGGCGTCATCGGCGACCGGGTCAGCAGTCCCGCCGAGTTGGAGGCCGCGATCGAGGTCAATGAGGAAGCTCGCCTTCGGGCCCTGCAGATCTCCCTCCTCGGGTTGTCCGGGCTTGCCTTGCTGGCGATTGTCCCGGCAGGCCGCATGCCCGGACGTATGAAGGGTGACCTCCCTGAGCAACTCGAACCGGACGATCCGGATGCCATCCCGGAACCCGGCCTCCCGGCGGACCAAGCGGTTACGGCGCATCCCACCGCCACAGCGGCGCAAGCGACCACGGCGGCTCAAACCACTACAGCGGCTCAAACCATTACAGAACAGGCGAAACGGTGA
- a CDS encoding FUSC family protein — protein MKAVAEMFTMGPGNKDHHPALRCAVGVFVPLITLTLLGRLDLAVFASFGAFTGIYGRNEPHSVRFRSQLRAGGFMLLIILLATMVARLAQAGGMDGAAYSWLLTAATTLVAGACSVVVAAWRLRPGGSLFHIFAFAAIASITAQPPLWEAMLVAVATTVLCLLIGMSSRILKSHRTPWKRPPPIRHTAAEKRAIWLEGAGYLVAAGLAGTIATLVGERLGFGHTYWAMVAAVVPLVGHSTRHRVSRGIQRIAGTVIGLVLLAGILWLNPAPWAMVLVIAACQFGAEMFIARQYLVAQVFVTPLALIATLLAAPVDPALLLRDRIIETVIGAAVGVAVVVAPAVWRRLRAANSGA, from the coding sequence TTGAAGGCTGTAGCGGAAATGTTCACGATGGGTCCTGGAAACAAGGACCACCATCCCGCACTCCGCTGCGCTGTAGGTGTATTTGTTCCGTTGATTACGTTGACACTGCTGGGACGGCTGGATCTGGCCGTGTTTGCTTCGTTCGGGGCGTTCACCGGTATTTATGGCAGGAACGAACCCCACAGCGTGCGCTTCCGCAGCCAGTTGCGCGCCGGCGGCTTCATGCTTCTCATTATTCTTCTGGCCACGATGGTTGCCCGCCTGGCGCAAGCAGGGGGCATGGATGGTGCAGCATACTCCTGGCTACTCACGGCAGCGACCACACTGGTTGCCGGCGCCTGCTCCGTGGTGGTTGCAGCGTGGCGGCTCCGGCCCGGTGGCTCCTTGTTTCACATCTTCGCCTTCGCTGCCATTGCCTCGATCACGGCTCAGCCTCCCCTCTGGGAAGCCATGCTGGTGGCGGTGGCCACTACCGTGTTGTGCCTGCTGATCGGTATGTCATCGCGGATCCTCAAGAGCCACCGGACTCCGTGGAAGCGGCCCCCGCCCATTCGTCACACTGCGGCCGAAAAGCGTGCCATCTGGCTTGAGGGTGCCGGCTACTTGGTGGCCGCAGGGCTGGCGGGAACCATCGCTACGTTGGTGGGGGAACGGCTGGGGTTCGGGCATACGTACTGGGCCATGGTGGCAGCTGTTGTTCCGTTGGTGGGTCACTCCACACGGCACAGGGTGAGCCGTGGCATTCAAAGGATCGCAGGAACGGTGATTGGGCTGGTCTTGCTCGCTGGCATTCTCTGGCTGAATCCCGCGCCGTGGGCCATGGTTTTGGTCATTGCAGCGTGCCAGTTCGGGGCGGAGATGTTCATTGCACGCCAGTATCTGGTGGCCCAGGTCTTCGTGACGCCGTTGGCGTTGATTGCTACTCTGCTGGCCGCGCCGGTGGATCCTGCTTTGCTGCTGCGGGACCGCATCATCGAGACCGTCATTGGCGCCGCCGTCGGTGTTGCCGTGGTAGTGGCACCGGCTGTTTGGCGGCGTTTACGGGCGGCAAATTCGGGCGCTTAG